The following coding sequences are from one Eucalyptus grandis isolate ANBG69807.140 chromosome 11, ASM1654582v1, whole genome shotgun sequence window:
- the LOC104426238 gene encoding vegetative cell wall protein gp1 produces MRTSEYGDGRRPIMDFSASRPGGFSDDDSDADADAYDFRLRGSCSFNFHPEQSQSASSRRKERVSFNETLISLIERKMTEHNDTVLHAVEGVSARLSQLETRTRRLENAVDDMKESLEYNHGKTDGKLRELENLLREVQSCTRDLRDKEDIAQAQLQILKLQIRKNEAREEKKGNSTRTNSGQQKAAPKTQQSAESLPVPVVRSQQFASSLPYLSTNLPHSNASTIPMGTPPQHPSQLAQNTSHFISLPELNSQPPNLPPQGSHQQHHTPLVSHSQSTPPVPYFPSLPAVPYPSKPVPTPQDFRLPLPYSAGAPQTNFHENYHEPLISHSHPEPQGPPLPSSPALQFPSNPVPTAPDFGLPYGVPSAQPHNEPTHDLNELTYIPSQNYPQSSHALPGMPFISSHQLQSPFAETYDQPTSRPYTELLGGHWSAAGSSNFNSVDPRGKYNSGHGNSSTGTSSLPAPGMGNDYSQLPVARILPHALPTASPIGSDSSSGESRGNRGPMDDVIDKAVAMGFRRDLVRATAKRLEAQGQHPDLNLLLDTLMSTGESRG; encoded by the exons ATGAGGACGTCGGAGTACGGGGACGGCCGCCGCCCGATCATGGACTTCTCCGCCTCCCGGCCCGGCGGGTTCTCCGACGACGAcagcgacgccgacgccgacgcctaCGACTTCCGCCTGCGCGGCTCCTGCAGCTTCAACTTCCACCCGGAGCAGTCGCAGTCTGCTTCCTCCAGA AGGAAGGAGAGAGTTTCCTTCAATGAAACATTGATTTCTTTGATTGAGCGCAAGATGACGGAGCACAATGATACGGTACTTCATGCTGTGGAGGGCGTTAGTGCAAGACTGTCTCAACTGGAGACCAGGACGCGGCGACTAGAGAATGCTGTGGACGATATGAAGGAATCTCTCGAGTATAATCATGGGAAAACTGATGGAAAGCTCAGAGAGCTGGAAAACCTGCTGAGAGAG GTTCAAAGCTGCACTCGGGATTTGAGAGATAAAGAAGACATAGCTCAGGCTCAGCTGCAAATTTTAAAGCTTCAGATCCGAAAAAACGAAGCACGAGAGGAAAAGAAGGGAAATTCTACTCGGACAAACTCGGGACAGCAGAAAGCAGCTCCCAAGACTCAACAATCCGCAGAGTCGCTTCCAGTACCTGTTGTCCGTTCCCAGCAATTTGCATCTTCGCTTCCATATTTGTCTACTAACCTACCTCATTCCAATGCTTCTACAATACCAATGGGAACACCACCGCAGCATCCATCCCAATTGGCTCAAAATACCAGCCACTTCATTTCACTGCCAGAACTGAATAGCCAACCACCCAATCTACCTCCACAGGGCAGCCATCAGCAACACCACACGCCGCTAGTTTCTCATTCACAGTCGACGCCTCCAGTGCCTTATTTTCCATCTTTGCCAGCAGTACCCTATCCCTCAAAACCAGTGCCAACACCTCAAGATTTCAGACTGCCCCTACCATATAGTGCAGGGGCTCCCCAAACCAATTTTCACGAAAATTACCATGAGCCACTAATTTCTCATTCACACCCAGAGCCTCAAGGACCTCCTCTTCCATCTTCACCAGCACTACAGTTTCCCTCAAATCCAGTGCCGACAGCTCCAGATTTTGGTTTACCGTACGGTGTACCTTCTGCCCAGCCACATAATGAACCTACCCATGACCTCAATGAACTTACTTACATCCCATCTCAGAACTATCCCCAAAGTAGTCATGCGCTTCCAGGGATGCCCTTCATTTCTTCCCATCAGTTGCAGTCTCCGTTTGCTGAGACATATGATCAGCCCACAAGTAGGCCTTATACAGAACTTCTGGGTGGACATTGGTCAGCAGCAGGGAGCTCCAATTTCAACAGTGTTGATCCTCGAGGAAAGTATAACTCAGGACATGGCAACTCATCCACGGGAACTTCATCTCTTCCAGCCCCTGGCATGGGAAATGACTACTCGCAATTGCCGGTTGCTCGGATTTTGCCGCATGCTTTACCAACCGCCTCTCCCATCGGTTCTGACTCAAGTTCCGGGGAGAGCAGAGGGAATAGGGGACCAATGGATGATGTCATCGACAAGGCTGTTGCAATGGGGTTCAGGAGGGATTTGGTGAGAGCTACTGCAAAAAGGCTTGAAGCACAAGGGCAGCATCCGGACCTCAATCTGCTGTTAGACACTCTGATGAGCACTGGGGAGTCTCGGGGATGA
- the LOC104426239 gene encoding galactinol--sucrose galactosyltransferase: MAPPSLTKNAADAMASLADGGRVSSSIALEGATFVANGHPVLTHVPPNIIATPSPTISSGKAKNDGNPVTVGCFVGFKSGGPPKCRHVVSLGRLRGVRFMSLFRFKVWWTTHWVGSNGRDVEHETQLMILDRNDSRRPYVLLLPLLEGPFRASLQPGADDYVDVCVESGSTRVARSVFRSCLYMHVGDDPYALVRDAIREIRFRLGTFKLLEEKTPPAIVDKFGWCTWDAFYLTVHPQGVREGVKGLAEGGCPPGMVLIDDGWQSFCHDDDPITDQESMNRTAAGEQMPCRLIKFEENYKFRDYQSKRGNSATGMGAFVRDLKEEFRSVEHVYVWHALCGYWGGLRPGVPGMPESKVVRPRLSEGLETTMEDLAVDKIVNNGVGLVPPEKVHDMYEGLHSHLESVGIDGVKVDVIHLLEMLSEEFGGRVELAKAYYKALTASVRKHFKGNGVIASMEHCNDFMFLGTETISLGRVGDDFWCTDPLGDPNGTFWLQGCHMVHCAYNSLWMGNFIQPDWDMFQSTHPCAEFHAASRAISGGPIYVSDSVGQHNFDLLKRLVLPDGSILRCRYYALPTRDCLFEDPLHDGKTMLKIWNVNKYTGVLGVFNCQGGGWCPKSRKNKSASEFSRIVSCNASPKDIEWNNPKNPIPVQGTDVFAVYMFREKKLKLLKSSESLEIFLEPFNYELLTASPVTVLPGKSVQFAPIGLVNMLNSGGAIQSLGFDKDTVRIGVRGAGEMRVYSSEEPRSCRIDGAEVKFRYEEKMVRIEVPWLDSSSSEPSVVEYVF; encoded by the exons ATGGCTCCTCCCAGCCTGACCAAGAACGCGGCGGACGCCATGGCCTCCCTCGCCGATGGCGGCCGAGTCTCGTCCTCAATAGCGCTCGAAGGAGCCACCTTCGTCGCCAACGGCCACCCGGTCCTCACCCACGTCCCTCCCAACATCATCGCCACCCCTTCCCCCACCATCTCCTCCGGCAAGGCCAAGAACGACGGCAACCCCGTCACGGTCGGCTGCTTCGTGGGGTTCAAGTCCGGCGGCCCCCCGAAGTGCCGCCACGTGGTCAGCCTCGGCAGGCTCCGGGGCGTCCGGTTCATGAGCTTGTTCCGTTTCAAGGTCTGGTGGACCACCCACTGGGTGGGGTCCAACGGCCGGGACGTGGAGCACGAGACACAGCTCATGATCCTCGACCGGAACGACTCGAGGCGCCCTTACGTCTTGCTGCTGCCGCTCCTGGAGGGTCCGTTCAGGGCCTCTCTGCAGCCCGGGGCGGACGACTACGTGGACGTCTGCGTGGAGAGCGGGTCGACCCGCGTGGCGCGGTCCGTGTTCCGGAGCTGCCTCTACATGCACGTCGGCGACGACCCCTACGCGCTCGTGAGGGACGCGATCAGGGAGATCCGGTTCCGCTTGGGGACGTTCAAGCTCCTCGAAGAGAAGACTCCTCCCGCCATCGTGGACAAGTTCGGCTGGTGCACGTGGGACGCCTTTTACCTGACGGTGCATCCGCAG GGAGTGCGGGAAGGCGTGAAGGGATTGGCGGAGGGAGGTTGCCCACCGGGCATGGTCCTGATCGATGACGGGTGGCAGTCCTTCTGTCACGACGACGACCCCATCACCGATCAAGAAAGCATGAACCGGACGGCTGCCGGGGAGCAAATGCCGTGCCGGCTCATCAAGTTCGAAGAGAACTACAAATTCAGGGACTACCAGAGCAAGAGAGGCAACTCCGCCACGGGCATGGGAGCCTTCGTCAGGGACCTAAAGGAAGAGTTTAGGAGCGTGGAGCACGTGTACGTGTGGCACGCCTTGTGCGGGTACTGGGGCGGGCTGAGACCCGGAGTCCCGGGCATGCCCGAATCGAAGGTGGTGAGACCAAGGCTGTCGGAAGGGCTGGAGACGACGATGGAGGATCTGGCAGTGGACAAGATAGTGAACAACGGGGTGGGGCTGGTCCCGCCGGAGAAGGTGCACGACATGTACGAGGGGCTTCACTCCCACCTCGAGTCGGTGGGGATTGATGGCGTCAAAGTTGATGTGATCCAC TTACTGGAGATGCTCTCCGAAGAGTTTGGAGGCCGGGTTGAGCTAGCTAAAGCTTACTACAAAGCACTCACTGCTTCGGTAAGGAAGCATTTCAAAGGAAACGGGGTCATTGCGAGCATGGAGCACTGCAACGACTTCATGTTCCTTGGTACAGAGACCATATCTCTAGGACGAGTCG GCGATGATTTCTGGTGCACCGACCCCTTGGGGGACCCGAATGGGACATTCTGGCTCCAAGGGTGCCACATGGTCCATTGTGCCTACAACAGCTTATGGATGGGCAACTTCATACAGCCAGACTGGGACATGTTCCAATCAACCCATCCGTGTGCAGAGTTCCATGCCGCTTCTCGAGCCATTTCCGGAGGGCCAATCTACGTGAGTGACTCGGTCGGCCAGCACAACTTCGACTTGCTGAAGCGCCTGGTTTTGCCAGACGGGTCCATCTTGAGATGCCGGTACTATGCGCTCCCCACAAGAGATTGCTTATTTGAAGACCCTTTACACGATGGGAAGACCATGCTCAAGATTTGGAACGTCAACAAG TACACGGGAGTCCTAGGAGTGTTCAACTGCCAAGGAGGAGGATGGTGTCCCAAGTCCAGAAAAAACAAGAGCGCGTCCGAGTTTTCGCGCATCGTGTCGTGCAACGCAAGTCCTAAGGACATCGAATGGAACAATCCCAAGAATCCTATCCCCGTGCAAGGAACAGATGTGTTCGCGGTGTACATGTTCCGGGAAAAGAAGCTTAAGCTCTTGAAGTCCTCAGAGAGCCTAGAGATTTTTCTGGAGCCATTCAACTACGAGCTTCTGACGGCTTCGCCCGTGACCGTATTGCCAGGGAAATCGGTCCAGTTCGCGCCCATTGGGCTGGTGAACATGCTCAACTCTGGTGGAGCAATTCAATCGCTGGGCTTCGACAAGGACACGGTGAGGATTGGAGTGAGAGGAGCTGGAGAGATGAGGGTGTACTCGTCGGAAGAGCCGAGGAGCTGTAGAATCGATGGGGCGGAAGTGAAATTTAGGTACGAGGAGAAGATGGTGAGGATCGAAGTTCCATGGCTCGACTCCTCATCTTCAGAGCCATCTGTTGTTGAATATGTGTTTTGA
- the LOC104426237 gene encoding oleosin 5-like: protein MAEHHQPRQLQIHPHRQQPAATSIQKLRDLFSEKGPSTAQVLTVVTLVPVGFFLLLLAGLTFAGTLIGLAVTAPLFILFSPVLIPAALTIGLAVAGFLTAGAFGITGLAFFTWTLRMMRELLPEPVGQAQRKMQDAAGHLGQRTKDLGQAIQDKAHGP from the coding sequence ATGGCGGAGCACCACCAGCCACGGCAGCTCCAGATCCACCCCCATCGCCAGCAACCCGCGGCCACCTCGATCCAGAAGCTCCGGGACCTCTTCTCCGAGAAGGGCCCCTCGACTGCCCAGGTCCTTACGGTCGTCACGCTCGTCCCGGTCggctttttcctcctcctcctggcGGGCCTCACTTTCGCAGGCACTCTCATTGGGCTCGCCGTCACAGCCCCGCTCTTCATCCTCTTCAGCCCGGTCCTCATCCCTGCAGCGCTGACCAttggcctcgccgtcgccgggttCTTGACGGCGGGGGCTTTTGGGATCACAGGGCTAGCTTTCTTCACGTGGACGCTGAGGATGATGAGGGAACTCCTGCCGGAGCCCGTGGGGCAAGCCCAGCGGAAAATGCAGGACGCGGCGGGTCATTTGGGCCAAAGGACCAAGGACTTGGGCCAGGCCATCCAGGACAAGGCCCACGGCCCGTGA